TAGATTACTTGGTTGAAAAGGGTTATTTAGCTAAAGCAAACTTTAAGTCATTAAACTATGACCACTCCGGTATTGCTGCATATGAACTAAGAGATGCCGGCGGTGTAGAAACAATGACGACGTTAGCAAATAACATAGAGCGAAATCGTCAGATCCTCAGTGCGATTATTGATGAATGTAAACTTGGGTCACAAATCATTGTTTTTGCCTGCACCGTTGATCACGGAATTAACCTTGCCACTGCACTTGCTTATCAAGGTATTAAAGCAGCTTCTATTGATAGTAAAAATGACACAGTAGAGAGCCGCAGAGCAAAAATAGCGCAATATAAAAATGGTGAGCTGCAAGTTCTTGTTAATTTTAATGTCCTAACAGCAGGATTTGATGCACCTAAAACTAACGTTACTGTAATTGCTAAGCCAATGAACTCCTTAGTACAGTATTTGCAAATGGCGGGCCGTGCTATGCGTGGCTATAAAAGCGGCGGTAACAAAGAATGCAATATTTATACAGTGATGGATAACATACCTGAATTTCAAAGTATTAGCCTCGCATTTGGTTATTGGAATGATATGTGGGCAGAAAAGGATATAAAATAATGAGTAATAGATTTTTAAGTGCTGAGACTGTTATTGAGTCATTAAGGGATAATGGTTACAACAATACAGCATACGCTTTAGCTGAACTTATCGATAATAGCTTACAAGCAACGGCCACCCGTGTAGAAGTTGGTTTTATAGAAGAACAACTAAAAGCCCGTAAAAATTATACCGTATCAGAAATCTCCCTTTGGGATAATGGTGTAGGTATGGATATCGATACCCTTAGAGTTGCTATGCAATTTGGTGGCGGTACACACCGTAAAGATACGGGCGGTATGGGTAAGTTTGGTATGGGATTACCAAATTCATCCATTTCACAGTGTAAGCGCGTTGATGTATGGAGTTGGCAAGCCGGTGCGGAGCCCCACCATACTTATTTAGATGTTGATGAGATGAAAAGTGGTGCGCTAGAAGAAGTCCCAATGCCCACAGCAAAGACAATACCAGCTAAGTACGAAAAAGCATTTTTTACTAAAAAACCGGAATCTGGCACATTAATTATTTGGTCCAAGCTTGACCGTTTAAGCTGGAAAACGGGAAAATCTATTTACCGTCATTGCGAACATTTAGTCGGTCGTATGTATCGTAATTTCATTAGTGATGACAACATAAAAATAGAAAGTATTACTTATCGTAAATCAGCAGATGACAGACTTGATGTTTACGATAAAGATACTTTTAAAGCAAACGATCCAATGTATCTTAAGAAGAATACTTCACTCCCAGAATTACCTGGTAGTTATAAAAATGAAGCGTTTTTTGAAAAAATGGATGAAGAAGTCATCTCCGTTGAATATATCGATGAAAATGGTGAGCCTAAACGAGATGATGTAACTGTTACCACCTCAATGGTTAAAAAGAATATATCAAATCGTATTTTAAAGGATACTGTTGGTAAGTTAGGCGGTACTACTTGGGGTAAGCATTGCAGCAAAAATGTTGGGGTTTCAATTGTTCGTGCTAATCGAGAGTTAGTTTTAAGAGACTCATTCTTAACTTCTGCTTTAAGAGAGAGTAAAGGACGTTTTATTGGTATTGAAGTATCCTTCCCGCCAACGCTTGATGCTGTGTTTGGTGTAACGAATAATAAGCAAGATGCAATTCGTTTAATTCCTTATGAAATGAAAACTATTTTTACTCAAGCTGGATTCGATTCTGAGCAAGAATACCTACGAGATTTAGAAGAGAATTCTGATTCATTACTTCAAGTACTTAAAGTAGTGGCAGTAATTAAAAAGCATGTATCAGCTTTAACTAAAGAGTTAGATACAATAAATGTTGAAGGCAAAGCTGTAAAAGGGGAAGAGCCTAAAACAGTGTCTGAAGGCGCAGCATCTAAAGCAACACAAGGCTCTGCACATCGTGAAACTCATGGCCATAAAACTAAAGAAGAAGCACCAAAAGAGCTAAAGAAAGAGGATGTTGTTGATCATCTTAAAAAAGCAGGTGGAATGAGTGATGAAGAAGCTGAAGAAAAAGCTGAGCGCCTTATCCTTACAGGAAACCGTTTTTTAATTGAAGACGTAGCACGAGATTCTGAAGCCTTTTTTGACGTATCAACAAGTAAAGGTTTAACGCTTGTATTATTCAATACCAACCACGTATTTTATCAAAAGCTTGTAAGCAAACTCGGTGGTGATGAGCTTGAAATAATGCAAACTACAATTGCAGGTTTTGCACGAGTGATGAATGAAACAACTGACGAAAAGCGTTTAAATTATCTAAATACTATTCGCCGAGAGTGGGGGTTAGTGATTAGTGAGTTCCTTCAAGGCCCTGAAGATGATGCGGACGACTTTTAATGTCGAGCTTAATCTCAAGTTCAGAGCTTACATATCAGCTAGAGAAATTATTACCTAGCTGTAAAAATTTAACTATTATATCTGCTTTTATGACCCGATCAGCGACAAGCTGGTTGGGTCGATTAATTTCTAACAATAAACCTAAAGTGCAATTGATAGGCCGTTTTACACCAACTGATTTTGCAAAAGGTGCAAGTGACTTAAATGCACTTCGAGATTGCATTAACAGTGGCTACCAAGTTAAAGCACTAATAAACCTGCACGCAAAAATTTATCAAATAGATCAAGACACTATTTTTAATGGCAGTGCTAATTTAACGGGTAAAGGGTTAGCCTTAGTTAATAACGGTAACTTAGAATCCTGTAGTAGGGTAAATGCTTGTGAACAATCTAAAGCATTCATTAATAAAGTTGTTGAATCAGCAACTGAGTTAAGTATAAATACGCTTGATAAAATGCAGGCGTTTTTAGAACAATTTGATGATGCGGATGAAACAGAGTTACCTGCTGTATGGCCCGAAGAGATAATGCCTCAAACAACTGAGCTGTTTGTATCAGACTTCCCGCTAGGTAAACCAGGTGTTACTTTGAATGAATACCAACTCAACTCTTCGTTACCTTTTGCTCAAATTGAGAATGCTAAAGACGATTTTGCATTAGCGTCAACTTTATTTAAGCAAGCAAAGGCATACCGTTGGTTAAAAAAACAAATTACTGAAAATCAGTCAGAACGAGACTTGGGTTTCGGGCAAATATCAAGGTTGCTGCATGACGCATTAGCTGATGACCCAGTACCTTATCGGCAAGAAATAAAAGATCTCCAAGCAAATTTATATTCCTATTTAAAGCTCTATGCAAGTGATGAAATAGAGGTTTATATGCCAGGTAGACGAAGTGAAGTTTTAAGAATAATTAAGGAATAAGTAATGAGTATTTATGAAGGTGCGTCAAAAAGTATAGGGAGCTATTTACAAGGGGAAACATATTTCTTTATACCTGAATATCAGCGCAAGTACTCCTGGTCTGAAAGAAATGTGAAAGAGTTAATTAGTGATATTGAAATTGGACTTAGATCACTAACTATAGCTCAAGAAGAAAAGCGAGAGAAGAACTCTAGTACTTACTTAGGTTGTGTTATTGATTGGCATCGTGATGCAAAAGATAGTGATTATTTAGCTGAACATATTAATAATAAATATATAAATAAAGTTCGCGAGCTAATCGATGGTCAACAGCGAACTTCAACTCTGGCTATTTTATCGTCTCGTTTATACCTAAAGCTGGAAAAAATCCTACTTACACTAGATCTAAATATTGATGAGGAGAAAAAGTTAGCTGAGGATGTTTTCAAAACCTACCAGGAAGGTATCCTTTTACCTTCCTTTTCTAGAAAAGATGCGAGTTCGGAAACTCTACGCCCATTCATAATACGAGAAGGTGAAGATCTATGGTCACTGGAGTGTAGTTCATCATATAAGTCACCCTTGAGTAATTATTTATCTCAAATCATTGTATTTATAGAAAAAATAAATTCAGGTTTAGATGGTAGTATCGAAGTTGAGGATGCTCCATGTTCTGATGATGAACAATTGAAAGTAGCTATCGACACTTGTGACCAACAAATCGAGTGTTTGTTAGATAATTTGACTGAGTGTAGAATTATTGATGTATTTTTTAAAGGTAAGGAGTTATTTCCTGGTCTGAATACAAAATACTCAAAGGTGGATTTGAATGAGTATATCTTAAATAACCCTAAGAGAATCCAGGTTATTTCTGAGATTATAGGGTTGTGTTCTTACATTAAATACATGCATAAATATTGCTTTTTGACAATTATATCATCACCTTCTCAAGAAAAATCGCTTGATATCTTTCAGTCAATTAATTCTACTGGCGAGCAGTTAACAGCATTTGATCTTGTAAAACCTATGCTTGCGAAATGCTTTAAAGCAGACAATTTGCTTTTCAAAGATTCTGGGGCATTTAAAGTCTTTAATGAAGTTGATGAGTGGGTTTCAAAAGGTAATAAGTGGTATCGTTCTCAAACAAGAATCAAAAGCTTTTTCGAAATTGCTAAGTTTTATTTTAATATTGATTCGCAAGCATCTAATTTAACAGGGCAGAGAAAAATAATAACTCAAGGATTGAGTAATTGTCTGAAAAACAGAGATGAAGAAGGCGATGGCGTTGGCACTTATAACAATCTAAACCAATCGGAAATTGCTACAGAGTTTTGTGAAATTTTACTTAGCATAAAGTGTTACCTTGAATACTTTACGTTAAACAAGGACTTTAATACAAAATTTTCTGACGATGCAGTATATTTAGACAAGAGCAGGCAACACTTATTTGATAGAAAGGTTGCTTTCAATTTCTTCTATATCTTAGATTCTCATGATATATGTAATGCTTTCCTGGTCTCTATTTACCATAAATATCGAATGTCACATTCTGAAAACAGCGAAAGCTATAAGCTTCTACTGTTTAGAGCAATTAACTTATCAGCGATAATTTTCACAAAGTGCAGATTGTTAATTAATAAGTATCCAGATGGGTTTTGGAAGCAAAAATATAAAGATGGCCTTCTATACAAAAAGGAGATAGAGCTCAGTTATGTGGAAAATATAAAAGCTTCATTTGATGGACATATGGAAGTTCAGTTCGGTTTGAGCTCTTCAGATGCAAGCTTTAACGAAGTACAGCAACAGCAAATAGTGAAAAACCTCACTTACTCATCAGCAAAGCCACTTATTAAGTTTTTTATGTTTTATGCGGCGACTAATACACTACCCGGTACAGGTGAGGAAGTAGGTTTGAATCGTTATTCTACAAAAGGAAATGATTTAATCAGACCATCTAATTGGATTAATAATGATTACCAATCGGTCGAGCATATTGCTCCAAAAGATCTTTTAAATAAACAGATACCTCCTTGGGACATTAAGCTTTGCGATGCTTCTGATTCTATCAATTCCGTGGGAAATTTAACCTTACTAAATCCAAGTATTAACTATTCTATAAAATGTGGGGCTAAGGCTAAAGCTGAAGCTTTTGCTAAGTTATTGGATGACAATTTTACAGTTGAAGCACAATACATAACTGATTACTGCTCTTCTTTAGTTGACTACAGTGAAAGGTTGCACCATTTAAAAGCAATTTCCGAAAGACTCTGTAAATGGGTTTTAGTTGATCTTGAAAAAGAAGATGTAACTTTTGATTGGGACAAAGATTTTATAACAAAACGCTCATTAAGATTGGCAGAGATATTTTTAAAGAACTTGCAATTAGAGGCTCTTTAATTATGGGTTCAATATTAAAGTACCCATTTACATCACACTCATGGACTTTACTTTCTGAAAATATAGTGATAAAAAAAGCTGATAAATCTTTAATTAATAGCTTTGAGTCAGGCGTACCTAAAGATATAGTTATTTTTTTCATTGATAAAAAACTAGGTTTAGGGGAGCATAGTGAACCTCTTGAGTTTTATATTAATAGCAATGTCTTTTATATTACACTCAATCGTAAATCATCAGGCAGACATTACCTTACTTTTTCCAGTGCAAAAAATGAACTTTCAGAAATGGGAATATCAATAGGTGATAACGTTTGGTTCGAAAAAAGCCCTACCCAGAAAAATAAATTTTATCTCTATACTAAAGGCTATTCTAAAAATTCAATTTTACCTGATTTAAAAAAGTTTGAGGTAACAGAAGGTTTAGGTTTAGTTAACTATAGGTTAGGTCAATCGTATTTCAGAGATAATGTGATTCAAGAGTGTAAAGGAAAATGTATCGTTACCAATGTGACTGATCATTCAATATTGGTTGCAAGCCATATAAAGCCTTGGAAATACTCTAATAATATTGAAAAATACGATGGTTCAAATGGATTGTTACTTGCCCCTCACGTTGATAAATTATTTGATAGAGGTTTAATTACTTTTAATAATAAAGGTCGTATTGTCATTTCTCAATTATTGTCAAAACGTGTATTAGAATTATGGAATATTAATAGAGATAAAAATTATTTTTTTACAGCTAATCAAATGCATTATATGGAATACCATGGTAAGGAAGTTTTTAAGGGTATTTAACTTCGGTAAAAACGATAACTCTTAATCCGCAATTTCACCTGGTTTAATAATGCAATAAGTTGATTATATTTAATATTTCGATACTCACTATCAAGCTTGCTAAGTTCTTCCCAAAGGCGTTTATTAAACGCCTTTTGTTTTTTATAGTCCTCAAACGTATCGTCAATGTAATCTATTTTATTGAGGAGGAGCGGTCGTTTTTCTTCAATGACGTAATCAAAAAAATCAACATCCTGATCTGCCATTTTTATTTTAACGCGTTCTTTTAACTGTGGGAGCGGAGAGTCATAAAACCCTTCATAACCAAGCAGTGTTACCTTACCCGAATGTATATGAACTTTTATAAGCTGAATATCATCAAGCTCGCCATACATTTGTAGGGCTGCGCCAATATATACACGAAGTACGAGTGGTAATAAGGTGATAAAGTCTTTATGCAGTGTTAGTGCATGGGGCTGGCCGTTTTCAAAATCGATTTTACCTGCAGGTAATATCTTCTCAGCTTCTAGGCATAGTGATTCAATCAATGCACTATCTGCTATTTGAAAAAGCAGCTCAGTGGCTTGGTGCTGCGCTATTTTGTAAGTGTCGAAGAATGCTTTAATGTCGCGCTTTAAGTCTTCAGGTTGTTGTGCATATGGTTTACGCTTTTCAAACATAGCAAGAGCAAAATAAAGAAGTAAATCTTCTTTACGCATTGTTTCAGCGGTTGTTAGCTCGTCTTCTTCAAACCACTTTAAAACAAGTTGTAGGGCTTTTTTATTTGAACCAATAACTTCTTTTATTTTGTCACTTTGCGCAAATTCATTGTTTGCAGGGCAGCGGCCTAGCGTTAAACACGTTAACCAAAACGATTCAAAAAGTTGCTGATGCTGCGTAAATAAAATACGCGCTTGTTCTTCATTAACAGGCTCAGGCGCTGTTAGGTGTTGCCACTTATAAGTACGTTTATGACGGTTTTGTAAAAAGTGCTGTTCTAGTTGTTTGTCTTTAAATATATAGTAAATACCAGGAGCTACAGCAATCGCGTTTTCGTCAACGCTCATTTCTATAAACGCTTTAAGCTCAGCTTGCGTATAATATTTTTGGAAAGTATTCCGGCTTGTTATTACACCATCTTTGTATGGTTGAAACTGACTAACGAGTGATTCGTTACCTAACATTGCAGATACAACCAATAGTTTTTGTGAAAGCTCCCACGCACCAAGTAGCGCTTCTATTCGTTCATCTCGGTCTTCTATTACATTAATTACAAAACCAATATTAACAATGTCAGAAATAACTTTATCTGCATCAGGTCGGTAATTAAGATCCCAACCTAATGCATCTATCCCATGAGCCTCTAACTCTCGTAAATCATCACCTCTACCGCACCCGTAATCAAAAATAGAGTAATCACCATTTAAAAAGCCGTTTTTAGCTAATGTTTTTAAAGGGGCAGAAAGTTCATGCCGTACAATTGCCGTTAAATGTCGATCAATTGTTTTGTCATCAGTAGGGCTTTGTACTGCAGAGCTTCGGAATAAACGACCATCAACTAGCTCGTATCCTTTTTTTGTAATTAAACGTTCCCACGAGCCTCTAAAGCCGATCATACGCGTGTTTTCGTATAGGCCCGCTTGCTCGCCTTCAGCAGTTAAATCACAAAATAATTGATAGTGTTTATTAGTAGGCAAAACCATGGTTTCTTTTCGATGCAAAATAGGTGGGTTTTCGCTGTTATCGTATTTAGTTATTTTGTGCGACAGTTTTGCTAGATCTACAGTTACGCTTTGCTTAAGCGCAGGGTATGAATCTTCATAAAAGGTTGGGTAGCTTAACAGTGAAAGTCTAAAGTCACTTTTAAATAACTTTATAAGATCGTAATCGGATTCATCAACCTTTAAAGCTTGCGCAACAACTTTAATAAATTTAACTAAATCGGCAGGTGCATCAGCAAATGCATCTTTGTGGAAATAGATTGCATCAGGTAGCTTTTTTGCTATTTTTACTTTTTTTACAAGCTGCTTAAATTGCTCTGCGTTCATAGTCTAATAATTTGCTAAATGTAGTGCCTGCAATTTACAGGGGCTCAATGTATCCAAACTATATAACTCATCTTGTTGATTTACAATGCAAGGGCACTCAGCAATGTAGAAGTCGATACCGTTAGGCGTTTTTATGCTCCGTAAATAAACGGGCACTATTGGCATAGACGAGGGCAGCTTTTGTAATAGGCTTAAACTAGGGTAAAGCAGTTTATGTTTGGCTAAAGAATCAAATTTATAGCTATGCTTTGCCTCAATTACAAATAAGTGTTCTTTACCGTTTCGCTTAGCAACAAATACAGCATCGATTTCAACTTGGCCTTTTATATGCTCAAGAACGACGTTTTCGTTAGCGAGTGGTTTAAAGTTAAACGTAAATGTACTTTGCCCGTTTGCAGGCACAACCATTGTTTTATCATCTTCGAGATTAAGCGCTTCAGCCATTAACCCTGATGCTATAGCTAGATTTACAACTGAGGTTTCAGTTACTTTTGGCAGTAGTTGGAAAGCAAATAAGCTGCGAATAGAAACATTAGGTAAAAATAACTCTGGCTGTAATTGACTAAAGAGAGATGAATCGTCAAAAAAGAATGTCTTCACATCATCCGTTTTCACAAGCGAAAAGTAAGTTTGATTAGAAGCAGGGCGAGAACCAAGCCTTAACACCATCATATTTTGGTCTTTTAAAACTTTAGGCAGTTTTTTGATTGAGTCTATAGATATTGAAGCTGCGGTGTTTGCTTTTAAATTATTAGCGTTAACATAGTCTTGGAAGCCTTGAGGAATAGATACTTTTTGTTCTTTGGCTTGCATTTCTTGCAGTAAATCGTGAAAAATCACTTATTGATCCTTGATTTCAATATAATAAAAATACGCGCGTCCGCGCTTTTCAAACTTAAGTTCACCACGCTCGCGGCGGTGCATTAACTCACAGTCTGTTATTTTTAGATGTTTGATGGTCTCTTTGCTCGAAAGCCATTTTCCTTTTTGATCTTGATTAGCCATTTAAGTTACTCAAATAATTAAGATAACTCAATATACCTAACAGCAATAGCAACAACAAATTTGAAGGCGGTTGCCAAGACAATTCCCCCGTGATCACACCCGAAATTGAATTAATGATGAGTAATAACAGCGCATGGATGCGCGTTAAGCGATGCCTACACACGGACGTGTTTCATCGCCTTTACGTTCATATCATTAATTTGAATTGAGAGAACAGTGTGATCCTCGGGGCGCCGAGAGATTCCAAAGAGAAGTCGGCGATTACTTCTCTTTGGTTGCCGTCGCCAACGCGACATGTAACTTCATTATTTGATGACTGTAAAGGGCGTTTACAGCAAATTTTAAAGCCTACACAGTCTGAGGTTGGCTGTATTCGATTTGAGCTATACAGCAATAGTGAGCAAACATGCTTGTTTTTAGTCGAACAATTTACGTCGCAAGCTGCTTTGGATACGCATTATTCACAGCCCTATGTAAAAGAGGTGTTTGCATTTTATGAAACGGCGTTAGCAAAACCGGTAGAAGTAAATAAATTAGTCGCGATTGAGTAAGTTTAATTTATCGTGTGTACCTCATTGGACTGGGGAGTGTGTGTCCTCGGACGGTCGGCACACGCTAACGCGACATGTATAAATAAAGATGGCGAGCGGCGGGTTGCGGGGAGCGGGCTTTGAGCCATTAAAAGCTACGCTTTTCACGTCAGCAAGCTGCACGCCTATAGTAAAACTTAAAGAACACTACTAAGATAATTCTCTCGTCATTCGTGCCCGAAAAGGCTAAATTGATAACTAATATAGTGCATAGGCGTTTTTAATTTATTTAACAGTAGCTCACGAGGTATTACGTTACGCTAAAGAGCTTGCAGAAACGGAAAATGCATAAACATGAAAGTTATTTATGAGCCAGGTTTTAATTATCAGTTAGGGTTATTAAAATACTTGCACCCATTTGATGGTGAAAAATTTGCTAAGGTTATTTCAGAGCTTGGCGGCTCAGATATTGAAATAATCTATCCAAGTGAACCTGTTCCAACTAAAGTAATTAATGAGTACCTCAATGAGTTAATGAGAAAGTTGGTTTTGAGTAAAACACTTGTTTTACGTACACTTGAAGTACCCAGTATTCCTTTTGTTAGCTTTGGCTTTATAGATAAAAAAATTCTGACACCTATGCGCTTAGCTGTTTCAGGTACTTTATTGGGTGCTGAAAATGCCTTGAAGTCTGGTGAGATTATGTGGAACTTATCAGGCGGTTTTCACCATGCTAGTTATGCAAATATGGAGGGTTTTTGTGTTTATAATGATGTTGGTATTAGTTATCAACAATTGCGAAAGAGTGGCCACTTAAGTGAAACTGATAAAGTTTTAATTATCGACGTTGATGCCCATCACGGAAATGGCAATGCTTTCTCGTTTAAAGACAACGAAAATGTACATTTGCTAGATGTATATAATGAGGATATTTACCCGACCTCACAATATACTCGTAACAGAGTAAACTTTCCGGTTCCGTTAAAAAGTGGTGTAGAAGGCTGCGAATATTTAGAAAAGTTAACTCAAGCGCTTGAGTTAATAACGGTTAATTATGCTTTGGTTTTTGTTGTAGCTGGGACTGATGTATTGGCTGTTGATAAATTAGGTGGCTTTAAACTTACTGTTGAAGATGTTGCCAAGCGTGAAAAAATCATACTGTCTCACTTAAAAACGCTTGAAATACCAACTGTGGTCACTGGTGGCGGCGGTTACTCAAAACAAAGCGCTTCGGCCATAGCTGCTGCAATTAAGGCTTGTTCAACACTATAAACTCATCACTTACTCTTTAAATAAAATCAAAGCCGAATATACACTTCAGCTTGCCATTAAAAGCTACGCTTTTCGCGTCAGCAAGCTTAACGCCTATGATGATAAAAGGCGCTAGGTTGTGTTCGTTGCCAGTCGCTTGCTGCTCGAAACCGAAATTGGCGTTTAAAATAATCACAGCTAAAACTGGTTTCTACGATTTCAACTTACCAATTAATACAATGAGGCAATTAAGTGCGCTATTCGCCTCATTTTTTGAGGCGAATAATGCGTGAAAGTAACGTAATTTAAAAGCGGTGCTTTTCGCGTCAGCAAGCTTAACGCCTACTGTGGTAAAGGCAGCGGGCTTCGAGTGACGAGCAGCGAGCTTGTGCTAAAACCTAAAGCCTAAAGCCTAAAGCCTAAAACCTAGCTCGTAGCTTGCAACCCGTGCCAGGTCAGTCGGCCAGGGCGTTATTTGTGGGTTGATAAGCGCCATTATCTAACGCATCAAAGTAGGCTTGATAGCGGCCGTTTTGTTTAAATTTAAGTAATTGCTGATTAAAAATTTCAAGCCGCTGTTTACTGTATTTGTTATTTTTAGGGAACATCATAAAGCTTTGGTTTATGAGTAAAGCTTTGGGGTGATGGTTAATAGAGCTAAATAAGTTAGGTAACTTACTGGCCAAGGTGTAATAGCCTACGCTTTTTTCCTCGGCAAAGGCGTCTATTCTGCCCATAGCTAAGCGTTTAAAGTTTTGCTCTGTAGTACTTACTCGCGACATATCAAATAGACCCGCTTGTAGTGCTTTATCAAACTCTTCGCCATAACTGTAAGCAAGCCCACCACCGAGTAATAAGCCTTTTAAATCGTTTAGGTTTTGCCAATCAAAAGGGCGTCTTTTGTAATAAAAAAATACAAAACGCTCGTTTAACACTGGCTCACTGTAAAAATAATCCTCAGTACGTTGTTGTTCAAACATCCATACGGCGGTGGCTGCGTATTTATCATTAATAGTGTCGTGGTAAGCACGCGGCCAGGGTAAAAAGGTAAAGTTAACCTTAATATTGGCTTGTGCAAATAAGTCGGTGATTAAATGGGCAATCACACCTTGATGAGGTAATGATTCACTTAAAAAAGGGGGCCATTCGCCGGTACTTATATTTAAAGTAGTGGTATGTGTGGGCTGTTCGTTTTTGGGTTGAATTGCTTCAATTGCGTTACTGTAATCACTCACTAAAGCCATCAGACAAAAAGATGCGGTAAAAATAAGGTATCTTAATTTAGCTGATAACATCACATGCATATGTATAGTTTACTCCTTCTTAGCCATTAGGTTGTGACCGATACTGTTTAAAAAGTAGGCTATTGTAGTGAGTGAAACTGAATGCACGCTTAAGCTAGGTCAGTCGGCAATAATACTTAATCATTTTACGGGGCTAAACGTGTCGCTACCTGCGTTAAAAAACTCTCATTTACGACTGCATGGATGCAGAAGGTAGAGCAATGCAGGAGCAATTGCTGAGAACAGCTAAATAGCAAATTTTTTGCCTAGCTATTAACACATTTTTCCTGCCTCAAAACAGACCACTTGATTAAGCGAATTGGTATTAGATTTAAAGCCACCTTTTAATAAGTACAGCGTACTCTATTATTCTTTTGTTTGCATGTTTTTTGCGCGCTCTTCAGCTTCAATTAGTGCTTGTGATTTAGGGGCGCGTTGCTTTTCTTCCACTTTCGGTTTTTGTGGTGAATTTGGATCCCAACTTTCATCAAGCGATAAGTTAGCAAATGGGTTACTGCTTTGTGGCGGTATATCAGGCTTAGTGGGTTCAACTGGCGATACCTTTACTTGTTCTGGTTTTATCGCACTTTTTTTAGTGGGTAAGGGGGCGTTGGGATCGAAGGTGCGTATTTCAGGCTCTTTAAAGTCGTGCTCGGTAGATGGCGTTAACGGTGAGCGCGGTTGTTTAGGCGAATGTAAGTCTGCCTTTGGTTGTTGAGGCGAAATGGGCTCAGCTGCAATAGGTGCTTCTTTTTTAGTCGCTGGTACAGGCTCGCTAGGCTGATTAACCGGCTTGCGCTGTTTTTTGATTTGTTTGGCTTCGGGGTCAAAGTCTCTTACTTGTGGCTCTGCATGCTCGGTGGCATTTTTTATTCGTTCTAAAGTGGCTTTAGCGGCGGCTTCAAACTCTGCGGTATTCGGGATTTGCTTTACTTTAGCTGTACTCACTTCGTTTGCGTTTGGCTCGGCACTTTCGGTTGTTGTTTTTGGCTCGCTTTTGCTAGTATCAAGAGTCTTAGATTCATCAATAGCAGTACTACTTTGCTTGTCATCGCACTTAGTAGGGGGAGCAGCTGGTGGCATACTGGTATCAGCAGGCTCGTTATTTTGCTTAACATGGCGTAGGCGCATTAATACAACAACCCCAATTATTACCACTAAGAGTAGCGCCACACTGGGTAATACTAGCGACAACATGTTTGATTTTTTAGGGATTGATGAGGCAACACCGTTAACTTGCTCTGTGGCATTTACGGTAACCGGCATGGCCGTTTGTAAAGGCTCTACTGTTGATTTTGTAACTGCTGGAGTTGTGTTGTTTTGCATGGTTGTATCAATGCTAGGCTGATCAT
The genomic region above belongs to Pseudoalteromonas undina and contains:
- a CDS encoding substrate-binding periplasmic protein, whose product is MHVMLSAKLRYLIFTASFCLMALVSDYSNAIEAIQPKNEQPTHTTTLNISTGEWPPFLSESLPHQGVIAHLITDLFAQANIKVNFTFLPWPRAYHDTINDKYAATAVWMFEQQRTEDYFYSEPVLNERFVFFYYKRRPFDWQNLNDLKGLLLGGGLAYSYGEEFDKALQAGLFDMSRVSTTEQNFKRLAMGRIDAFAEEKSVGYYTLASKLPNLFSSINHHPKALLINQSFMMFPKNNKYSKQRLEIFNQQLLKFKQNGRYQAYFDALDNGAYQPTNNALAD
- a CDS encoding putative quinol monooxygenase, which produces MILGAPRDSKEKSAITSLWLPSPTRHVTSLFDDCKGRLQQILKPTQSEVGCIRFELYSNSEQTCLFLVEQFTSQAALDTHYSQPYVKEVFAFYETALAKPVEVNKLVAIE
- a CDS encoding histone deacetylase: MKVIYEPGFNYQLGLLKYLHPFDGEKFAKVISELGGSDIEIIYPSEPVPTKVINEYLNELMRKLVLSKTLVLRTLEVPSIPFVSFGFIDKKILTPMRLAVSGTLLGAENALKSGEIMWNLSGGFHHASYANMEGFCVYNDVGISYQQLRKSGHLSETDKVLIIDVDAHHGNGNAFSFKDNENVHLLDVYNEDIYPTSQYTRNRVNFPVPLKSGVEGCEYLEKLTQALELITVNYALVFVVAGTDVLAVDKLGGFKLTVEDVAKREKIILSHLKTLEIPTVVTGGGGYSKQSASAIAAAIKACSTL
- a CDS encoding DNA phosphorothioation-associated putative methyltransferase, which encodes MNAEQFKQLVKKVKIAKKLPDAIYFHKDAFADAPADLVKFIKVVAQALKVDESDYDLIKLFKSDFRLSLLSYPTFYEDSYPALKQSVTVDLAKLSHKITKYDNSENPPILHRKETMVLPTNKHYQLFCDLTAEGEQAGLYENTRMIGFRGSWERLITKKGYELVDGRLFRSSAVQSPTDDKTIDRHLTAIVRHELSAPLKTLAKNGFLNGDYSIFDYGCGRGDDLRELEAHGIDALGWDLNYRPDADKVISDIVNIGFVINVIEDRDERIEALLGAWELSQKLLVVSAMLGNESLVSQFQPYKDGVITSRNTFQKYYTQAELKAFIEMSVDENAIAVAPGIYYIFKDKQLEQHFLQNRHKRTYKWQHLTAPEPVNEEQARILFTQHQQLFESFWLTCLTLGRCPANNEFAQSDKIKEVIGSNKKALQLVLKWFEEDELTTAETMRKEDLLLYFALAMFEKRKPYAQQPEDLKRDIKAFFDTYKIAQHQATELLFQIADSALIESLCLEAEKILPAGKIDFENGQPHALTLHKDFITLLPLVLRVYIGAALQMYGELDDIQLIKVHIHSGKVTLLGYEGFYDSPLPQLKERVKIKMADQDVDFFDYVIEEKRPLLLNKIDYIDDTFEDYKKQKAFNKRLWEELSKLDSEYRNIKYNQLIALLNQVKLRIKSYRFYRS
- a CDS encoding DUF6997 domain-containing protein → MIFHDLLQEMQAKEQKVSIPQGFQDYVNANNLKANTAASISIDSIKKLPKVLKDQNMMVLRLGSRPASNQTYFSLVKTDDVKTFFFDDSSLFSQLQPELFLPNVSIRSLFAFQLLPKVTETSVVNLAIASGLMAEALNLEDDKTMVVPANGQSTFTFNFKPLANENVVLEHIKGQVEIDAVFVAKRNGKEHLFVIEAKHSYKFDSLAKHKLLYPSLSLLQKLPSSMPIVPVYLRSIKTPNGIDFYIAECPCIVNQQDELYSLDTLSPCKLQALHLANY